A segment of the Bdellovibrio bacteriovorus genome:
CTCATTGGATTTCCAACGCATCCAGTTCACTCCAGATCTGCTACCAACGGACTTGATCGGTACCATGATCTTCAACCCGAAATCCGGTGAATTTGCTCCGCGCAAAGGACCTATCTTCACGAACATCGTTCTGGCGGATGAGATCAACCGTGCTCCGGCGAAAGTGCAATCCGCACTGCTTGAAGCCATGGCTGAAAAACAAGTCACCATCGGGGATGAGTCCTACAAACTTTCAAGCCCGTTCCTGGTTCTGGCGACTCAGAACCCGTTGGAACAAGAAGGTACTTATCCTCTGCCGGAAGCCCAGATGGACCGTTTCATGTTCAAGATCAACGTCGTTTACCCAGGTAAAGGCGAAGAGCTTGAAATCCTCAACCGCATGGGCACCAACGAAAAACCGGAAGTGCAGCCGGTAATTTCAAAAGAAGACCTTTTGCGTGCGGCTCACCGTGCGGATCAGATCTATGTTGATAACAAAATCAAAAACTACATCGTGGAATTGATCATGGCCTCCCGTAAACCGGGTGAATACGGTCTAAGCCGTATTGCGAACCTGATCAACGTGGGTGGTTCCCCGCGAGCGACGATCAGCTTGTATCGTGCGGCGAAAGCTCATGCGTTCTTGCGTGGTCGCGGTTATGTGACTGCCGAAGACGTAAAGGCCATTGCGTACCACGTTCTGCGCCACCGTCTGATTCTGACGTACGAAGCCGAAGCTGAAAACATCAGAACCGATGACATCATCAAAGAAATCCTAAGTCAGGTCGAGGTGCCATAGTGAGCTTGCCTCCTGAGGTCTTAAAGAAAGTCAAACTGCTTGAGATCAACACAAGAAAGCTTGTGAACAATCTCTTTGCCGGTGAATACCACACGGCCTTCAAAGGGCAGGGGATGACTTTTGCGGATTTCAGGGAGTACGTTCCCGGCGATGACGTTCGTTCGATTTCTTGGCCGCTGACCGCGCGCACGGGAAAGCCGTACATCAAAACCTTCGAGGAAGAGCGCGAGCTGACCCTGATTCTGGCCGTGGATGTCAGTGGTTCCAGTGATTTTGGAACCGGGCCTTATTTTAAGGGCGAAGTCATGACTCACATGGCGGCGTTGTTGGCGTTTTCTGCGGTGAAGAACAACGACCAGATTGGTTTGTTGCTGTTCAGTGATCAGGTGGAACACTTTGTTCCGCCGAAAAAAGGACGGGGCCACGTGCACCGTCTGTTGCGTGACTTGTTTTACTATAAACCAAAAAGCCATCGCACCAAGCTGTCTGCCGGGTTCTCTTATTTGCAGGGGATCTTAAAGAAGCGCGCGACGGTGTTTGTATTTAGTGATTTTATGGATCAGGGCTTTGAACAGTCCTTGCGTTTGCTGGGAAGAAAGCATGACGTCGTGGCCTGCGTGGTCAACGATGCGGCCGAGTATTCCTTGCCTTCCATGGGTGTGATCGAAGTGCAAGATGCCGAGACCGGGGAAATCGTCACCGTCGATACGTCTTCGCAATCGTTCCGCGCCCAGTATGAAGAGGCCGTGGCCAAACGCAAAGACGCCCGGGATCGTCTGCTTCGCCTGGCTCAGGTGGAGCGTGTGGATGTGAAGTCCAGCGAGGATTATGTGAATCCTTTGGTGGCCTTCTTTAAGAAGAGAAGATAATGGCGGCAATTCAGTGTAAGGCAGAAATTCCCAAAGTCGAGGGACTGAAAGACAACGAGCTCACCGTAGGGCGCGAGTTTCTTTTGGTGTGTGACGGGGACTTCCCGCGCGATCTTCAGCAGGAAAAACTTCATTTTGTTCTGAAGCCGGAACAAAAATACCAGATTAAACTTCTGGGTTTTGAGTTCCGTTCTCCGACGGTGGCGGATATCAAGGCCACGGCTTACACGGCCGGCAACATTCCGTTTGAAAACCTGCAACTAAGTGACGGCGTGCAGACTCTGGATCTGGGGCCGATACAATACGCGGTGACCTCGGTGCTGCCGCCGCCTCCGCAAAATCCGGGCGAACAGCCCGTGAAACAAGAACCTTACGGTCCGATCGGGCCTGCCAGCATTGGGGTGCCGATGCTTTATTGGGGAATTTTAGCGGCATTCCTGGGTGTGATTGCTTTGATTGCCATCACCAAGATTTATCGCGTGATTCAAAGACGCAACATGCTGGAACGCCTGCGCGAACATGACTCGGCCTTAACACCGCTGTCTGAATTCCATCAAAACTATCGCCGCCTTCAGCGCACCAATCCGGTTTTCTTTGGCAAAGACGCCAAAAAAGAAGAAATCGATCAGGTGCTGGTTGAAACGAACAAGATGTTTAAGCTCTTCCTGACCCGCCAGTTCCGTGTGCCGGCTTTGGAGTGGAGTGAGCGTCTGGTGATCAAGGATATCAAGAAATACCATCGCAACGTCTATGTGGAAACGGGCGAAGGCCTGCTGAAGCTGTTCCATGAATACCAGCACGCATTTGCCGATCAGAAGAACCTTTCCAGCAGCGACGTTTTGAATTTGGCCACCCACTGCCGCACTCTGGTAGAGAAAATGGAAAGGGTGTCCTCATGACGTATCATTCATTGTGGGCCCTGTGGTTCCTGTTGCCGCTGGTTTTGATTCTGATCTGGAACTTCTGGAAAAGAAAAAAGAAGACGCCGACGTTGCAGTTTGGTTCGGTTGAACTGTTAAAGTCTGTGACGCCGACCGTGCGCACGCGTTTGATGCACCTGCCGGTGATCTTAAAATCCCTGGCGCTGGTGTTTGCGATTGTCGCTTTGGCGCGCCCGCAGGAAATGAACACCAAGATCCGCAAGAACGTGGAAGGGATCGACATCGTCATCTGTCTGGACGTGTCTGACTCGATGCTGATTGAAGACATGAAACCTTTAAACCGTCTGGAAGCCGCGAAAGAAACCATCGCGAAATTCATCAGCGCGCGGACCTCAGATCGTATCGGTCTGGTGGTCTTTGCCGGTGAATCCTTCACCATGGTTCCACCAACGCTGGATTATCAGATGATCTTGCAGCGAGTGAATGAAATCTCCAGTGCGTCGAGTGCAAAAATCAAGGACGGGACCGCCTTGGGTGTGGCCATGGCCAATGCCGCAGGCCGCTTGAAAGATTCCCAAGCCCGCAGCCGTGTCATGATCTTTATGACGGACGGGGAGAACAACTCCGGCACCATTGATCCTGAAACGGGTCTTGAAATCGCCAAGGGTTACGGCATCAAGGTTTATTCCATCGGTATTGGTAAAGACGGTCCGACACGCATCCCGGTTTATTCCCGCGACATCTTCGGCCAGAGGGTAAAAACCTATCAGCCATTTGAAAGCACCGTGAACGAGGATCTTTTGGGTCGTATGGCTTCCGACACCGGTGGTAAATACTATCGCGCGACCAATGAAGGCGCCTTGCAACGGGTCTTTAATGACATCGACACCTTGGAAAAAACCAAGATCGATGTGAACAAGTTCACCAACTACACTGAAAAATTCCCGCCCTTCCTGATTTGGGCTTTGGTTCTTTATTTGGCCGGACTGCTTTTGGGCCGTTCCTGGTTAAGGAGGGTGCCATAATGTTCCGCTTTGAAAATCTGGCAGCATTTAATTATTTGTGGCTGATTCCGGTGATTATCATCGTGGGCTTTATCTTTGATCGCATGTCGAGAAAAAAGATGGAAGCCGCCATCGGTTCAAGATTGTATCCGTTCCTTTCAAGTTCCGTATCGCGCAAGAAGCGTTCAATCAAAACCACTTTGCAGGTTTTGGCCGTGCTGTGTTTTGTACTGGCTTTGGCACGCCCACAAATGGGTGAATCCCAACAGGAAGTCAAAAGTGAAGGGGTTGAGATCATCTTCGCTGTCGACGTTTCTGAAAGTATGATGGCCGAAGACGTGAAACCTTCGCGCTTGGCACAAGCCAAAGCCGAACTGAGCCGTCTGGTGGATCTGATGCCGGGAAATAAAGTGGGCATCGTGGCCTTTGCCGGATCGGCGGCGTTGTTGTCGCCCCTGACAAATGATCCGGGTGCGATCAAAATGTATCTGGAATCCCTGGAGCCAAGCTCTGTGTCCTCGCAAGGAACAAACTTCACGGAAGCTTTGAAGATCTCCAAAGACGCCTTCGAGCGCGGTGGGGTTTCCACCGATGAAACCGTGAAAGTCACGCGCGTGATCCTGTTTGCCTCCGACGGGGAAGATCACGAGCAGGGCGCCTTGGATGAAGCCAAAAAAATGGCCGGTGAAGGTGTC
Coding sequences within it:
- a CDS encoding vWA domain-containing protein translates to MTYHSLWALWFLLPLVLILIWNFWKRKKKTPTLQFGSVELLKSVTPTVRTRLMHLPVILKSLALVFAIVALARPQEMNTKIRKNVEGIDIVICLDVSDSMLIEDMKPLNRLEAAKETIAKFISARTSDRIGLVVFAGESFTMVPPTLDYQMILQRVNEISSASSAKIKDGTALGVAMANAAGRLKDSQARSRVMIFMTDGENNSGTIDPETGLEIAKGYGIKVYSIGIGKDGPTRIPVYSRDIFGQRVKTYQPFESTVNEDLLGRMASDTGGKYYRATNEGALQRVFNDIDTLEKTKIDVNKFTNYTEKFPPFLIWALVLYLAGLLLGRSWLRRVP
- a CDS encoding AAA family ATPase, which gives rise to MALNAAIKQESQFIDKMMAEINKVVVGQKEMVEGIMMGLLTGGHILLEGVPGLAKTLTIATVSKSISLDFQRIQFTPDLLPTDLIGTMIFNPKSGEFAPRKGPIFTNIVLADEINRAPAKVQSALLEAMAEKQVTIGDESYKLSSPFLVLATQNPLEQEGTYPLPEAQMDRFMFKINVVYPGKGEELEILNRMGTNEKPEVQPVISKEDLLRAAHRADQIYVDNKIKNYIVELIMASRKPGEYGLSRIANLINVGGSPRATISLYRAAKAHAFLRGRGYVTAEDVKAIAYHVLRHRLILTYEAEAENIRTDDIIKEILSQVEVP
- a CDS encoding vWA domain-containing protein — protein: MFRFENLAAFNYLWLIPVIIIVGFIFDRMSRKKMEAAIGSRLYPFLSSSVSRKKRSIKTTLQVLAVLCFVLALARPQMGESQQEVKSEGVEIIFAVDVSESMMAEDVKPSRLAQAKAELSRLVDLMPGNKVGIVAFAGSAALLSPLTNDPGAIKMYLESLEPSSVSSQGTNFTEALKISKDAFERGGVSTDETVKVTRVILFASDGEDHEQGALDEAKKMAGEGVRIFSLAYGTEKGGAIPVRDGMGFLKGYKKDRQGQTILTTVKGDALRALAEAGQGSFYFATFGGEQTKLLVEDISKLEKAQFDTTMATQYEERFQTVLMLGIIIALLELFLGERRNSFLFWKGRYEVPPA
- a CDS encoding DUF58 domain-containing protein, encoding MSLPPEVLKKVKLLEINTRKLVNNLFAGEYHTAFKGQGMTFADFREYVPGDDVRSISWPLTARTGKPYIKTFEEERELTLILAVDVSGSSDFGTGPYFKGEVMTHMAALLAFSAVKNNDQIGLLLFSDQVEHFVPPKKGRGHVHRLLRDLFYYKPKSHRTKLSAGFSYLQGILKKRATVFVFSDFMDQGFEQSLRLLGRKHDVVACVVNDAAEYSLPSMGVIEVQDAETGEIVTVDTSSQSFRAQYEEAVAKRKDARDRLLRLAQVERVDVKSSEDYVNPLVAFFKKRR